A genomic window from Halorubrum trapanicum includes:
- the mutL gene encoding DNA mismatch repair endonuclease MutL produces the protein MTGERDRDPGASTTGDATGARGDATEDAAETRGDPDESEGRVRRLDRETVDRIAAGEVVTRPARVVGELVDNALDAGASRIEIAVDGDGTDRIRVADDGRGMAREDAARAVERHATSKLAPDGDPVGVASLGFRGEALAAIAEAARLELVTSPGDGVGTRVVVDGQDPTVEPAGRARGTTVVVEDIFATRPARRESLAGADAEFARISSLVADYALANPSVAFSLDHDGSATLSTPGTDRTDALLAVYDRDTASRSTTVDASVDAGAAGERDAPLVDVGVSGALAYPSVTRAARDHVRVSVNGRPVRNDRLAAAVRDGYGRLLPDGREPVAAVDVSLPPARVDPNVHPTKREVGLRDADAVAEAVASVVEDALTGADLRRSADVDTDLGSALDPVGEGDGSRPGAFADAEPVGVFRDLYVLVEAGDELLVIDGHAAHERVNYERLARAFDGDPVPTAALDPPATVSLSTDEAAAARAHADDLAALGFETEAFGGGTRRLRTVPAPFGRTADADAFRDALAALSGSDTGRGAARDARDDLLADLACHPSLKRGDFDDLADADLRDLLDRLGECDRPYACPHGRPTVLAVDEATFAGGFGRDR, from the coding sequence ATGACGGGTGAGCGAGACCGCGATCCCGGCGCGTCCACAACGGGGGACGCCACCGGCGCCCGCGGAGACGCAACTGAGGACGCCGCCGAGACCCGCGGCGACCCGGACGAGAGCGAGGGGCGCGTCCGGCGGCTCGATCGGGAGACGGTCGACCGGATCGCGGCCGGCGAGGTCGTCACTCGGCCGGCGAGAGTCGTGGGAGAACTCGTCGACAACGCGCTCGACGCGGGCGCCTCGCGGATCGAGATCGCCGTCGACGGCGACGGCACCGACAGGATCCGCGTCGCGGACGACGGCCGCGGGATGGCCCGCGAGGACGCGGCCCGCGCCGTCGAGCGGCACGCGACGAGCAAGCTGGCGCCCGACGGCGACCCGGTCGGCGTCGCGTCGCTCGGCTTCCGCGGCGAGGCGCTCGCGGCGATCGCGGAGGCCGCCCGCCTCGAACTCGTGACGAGCCCCGGCGACGGGGTCGGCACGCGGGTCGTCGTCGACGGGCAGGACCCCACCGTCGAGCCCGCCGGCCGCGCCCGCGGCACGACGGTCGTGGTCGAGGACATCTTCGCGACCCGGCCGGCACGCCGCGAGTCGCTCGCGGGCGCGGACGCCGAGTTCGCGCGGATCTCCTCGCTCGTCGCCGACTACGCGCTGGCGAACCCCTCGGTCGCGTTCTCGCTCGACCACGACGGGTCGGCGACGCTGTCGACCCCCGGGACCGACCGCACGGACGCCCTCCTCGCCGTGTACGACCGCGACACGGCGAGCCGGTCGACGACCGTCGACGCGAGCGTCGACGCGGGGGCGGCCGGCGAGCGCGACGCGCCCCTCGTCGACGTCGGCGTCTCGGGCGCGCTGGCGTACCCGTCCGTGACCCGCGCCGCCCGCGACCACGTCCGCGTCTCGGTGAACGGGCGCCCGGTCCGGAACGACCGGCTCGCGGCCGCGGTCCGCGACGGCTACGGCAGGCTCCTCCCGGACGGCCGCGAGCCGGTCGCGGCGGTCGACGTCTCGCTCCCGCCCGCCCGGGTCGACCCGAACGTCCACCCGACGAAGCGCGAGGTCGGGCTCCGCGACGCCGACGCGGTCGCCGAGGCGGTCGCCTCCGTGGTCGAGGACGCGCTCACGGGCGCGGACCTCCGGCGCTCCGCGGACGTCGACACCGACCTCGGCTCCGCGCTCGACCCCGTCGGCGAGGGCGACGGGTCGCGTCCCGGAGCGTTCGCGGACGCCGAGCCGGTCGGCGTCTTCCGCGACCTCTACGTCCTCGTCGAGGCCGGCGACGAACTGCTCGTGATCGACGGCCACGCCGCCCACGAGCGGGTGAACTACGAGCGCCTCGCCCGGGCGTTCGACGGCGACCCGGTGCCGACCGCGGCGCTCGACCCGCCGGCGACCGTCTCGCTGTCGACCGACGAGGCCGCGGCCGCGAGGGCGCACGCGGACGACCTCGCCGCGCTCGGCTTCGAGACCGAGGCGTTCGGCGGCGGCACGCGCCGGCTGCGGACCGTCCCCGCGCCGTTCGGCCGGACGGCGGACGCGGACGCGTTCCGCGACGCGCTCGCGGCGCTGTCGGGGTCGGACACCGGCCGCGGCGCGGCGCGGGACGCGCGCGACGACCTGCTCGCTGACCTCGCGTGTCACCCGTCGCTGAAGCGCGGCGACTTCGACGACCTCGCCGACGCCGACCTCCGTGACCTGCTCGACCGCCTCGGGGAGTGCGACCGCCCGTACGCCTGCCCGCACGGACGGCCGACCGTTCTCGCCGTCGACGAGGCGACGTTCGCGGGCGGGTTCGGCCGGGACCGGTGA
- the mutS gene encoding DNA mismatch repair protein MutS: MEPADRETATGLPPGIAAAREELTPMLSQYADLCAAHEDALVLFQVGDFYEAFCEAAETVARVCEVTLTERSDSTGDYPMAGIPIDNAAPYLESLLDAGYRVALGDQVEDAEQASGLVDRAVTEVITPGTVVEDDLLESGTTNYVAAVAADAESGTGDEATSAGTVGLAAVDVSTGECLVTSGDRDAVAGELDRVAPAELIAGPDAPDFDPPDAERGWTTHDYGAGAFDRRTATERLEPYLPAPERRFESDAELRAAGAVLAYAEYTQGDDGPLAYVTRIRRYDPRDRLRLDAAAQRSLELFENRGLGASDTLFDVLDETNCALGRRCLERWLRRPLVDADAIRSRHDAVGELADRSLAREGVADALSTAYDLERLVSRVSRGRADARDLRSLGRTLAVVPELKATLAGAERVDGDGADATDAADEGDPALPQTDHLRDLRDRLDELTEVRELIDGAIATDPPQEITEGGVIREGFDDDLDDLRATEREGREWVADLEASERERTGIDSLSVGHNQVHGYYIEVTDANVEKVPDDYRRRQTLKNSERYVTPELKEREEEIVGAAERADALEYELFVDVRDRVASETERIQGLADALAELDALASLAAVAVERDYVRPELREGGDDVDDDGTGDPSAGIEIEGGRHPVVERTEESFVPNDADLPRGSVAVITGPNMSGKSTYMRSVALAVVLAQTGSFVPAQAATLPVFDRLFTRVGASDDIAGGQSTFMREMSELTEILHDADSDSLVLLDEVGRGTATTDGRAIARAAAEFLHDELGATALFATHYHGLTDLADERERVFNLHFTATREDGDVTFLHRVVPGASSSSYGVEVAELAGVPAPVVERARDLVAAEEADRDRKAGRTETGSEGATDEEMPDDADPDGDASLREFLAEEASAERDEGGPEAGDSPTGPPESDRTRPTNEADGEAAAGAPPDLAAELRDLDLARMTPIEALNALHDLQSKIDDDG, translated from the coding sequence ATGGAACCGGCGGACCGAGAGACGGCGACCGGGCTGCCGCCCGGGATCGCGGCCGCCCGCGAGGAGCTCACACCGATGCTCTCGCAGTACGCCGACCTCTGTGCCGCCCACGAGGACGCCCTGGTGCTGTTCCAGGTCGGCGACTTCTACGAGGCGTTCTGCGAGGCGGCCGAGACAGTGGCCCGCGTCTGCGAGGTGACGCTGACGGAGCGCTCCGACTCGACCGGCGACTACCCGATGGCCGGGATCCCCATCGACAACGCCGCGCCGTACCTCGAATCCCTGCTCGACGCGGGCTACCGCGTCGCGCTCGGCGACCAGGTCGAGGACGCAGAGCAGGCGTCCGGTCTCGTCGACCGCGCCGTCACCGAGGTGATCACGCCCGGCACCGTCGTCGAGGACGACCTCCTCGAATCCGGGACGACGAACTACGTGGCCGCGGTCGCGGCCGACGCTGAGAGCGGGACGGGCGACGAGGCGACCTCCGCAGGGACCGTCGGCCTCGCCGCCGTCGACGTCTCCACGGGCGAGTGCCTCGTCACGTCCGGCGACCGGGACGCGGTCGCGGGCGAACTGGACCGGGTCGCCCCGGCGGAACTCATCGCCGGCCCGGACGCGCCCGACTTCGACCCCCCGGACGCGGAGCGGGGGTGGACGACACACGACTACGGCGCGGGCGCCTTCGACCGCCGGACGGCGACCGAGCGCTTAGAGCCGTACCTCCCGGCGCCGGAGCGTCGGTTCGAGTCCGACGCGGAGCTGCGGGCTGCGGGCGCCGTCCTCGCGTACGCCGAGTACACGCAGGGCGACGACGGGCCGCTCGCGTACGTCACCAGAATCCGACGGTACGACCCCCGCGACCGCCTTCGGCTCGACGCGGCGGCCCAGCGCAGCCTGGAGCTGTTCGAGAACCGCGGGCTCGGCGCGAGCGACACGCTCTTCGACGTCCTCGACGAGACGAACTGCGCGCTCGGCCGCCGCTGCTTAGAGCGCTGGCTCCGTCGCCCGCTCGTCGACGCCGACGCGATCCGGAGCCGCCACGACGCCGTCGGCGAGCTGGCGGACCGGAGCCTCGCGCGAGAGGGGGTCGCCGACGCCCTTTCGACCGCTTACGACCTCGAACGGCTGGTGAGCCGCGTCTCGCGGGGCCGCGCGGACGCCCGTGACCTCCGCTCGCTCGGCCGGACGCTCGCGGTCGTCCCGGAGCTGAAGGCGACGCTCGCGGGGGCGGAGAGGGTGGACGGCGACGGGGCCGACGCGACGGACGCCGCCGACGAGGGCGACCCCGCGCTCCCTCAAACCGACCACCTCCGCGACCTCCGCGACCGGCTCGACGAGCTGACCGAGGTCCGCGAGCTGATCGACGGGGCGATCGCGACCGACCCGCCCCAAGAGATCACGGAGGGCGGCGTGATCCGCGAGGGGTTCGACGACGACCTCGACGACCTCCGCGCGACCGAGCGCGAGGGGCGCGAGTGGGTCGCGGACCTGGAGGCGAGCGAGCGCGAGCGCACCGGGATCGACTCGCTGTCGGTCGGTCACAACCAGGTCCACGGCTACTACATCGAGGTGACCGACGCCAACGTCGAGAAGGTCCCCGACGACTACCGGCGCCGACAGACGCTGAAGAACAGCGAGCGCTACGTCACGCCGGAGCTGAAGGAGCGCGAGGAGGAGATCGTCGGCGCCGCCGAGCGCGCGGACGCCTTGGAGTACGAGCTGTTCGTCGACGTCCGCGACCGCGTCGCAAGCGAGACCGAGCGGATCCAGGGGCTCGCGGACGCGCTCGCCGAGCTCGACGCGCTCGCGTCGCTCGCCGCGGTCGCGGTCGAGCGCGACTACGTCCGCCCGGAGCTGCGCGAGGGGGGTGACGACGTCGACGACGACGGGACCGGAGATCCCTCCGCAGGCATCGAAATCGAAGGCGGCAGACACCCGGTCGTCGAGCGGACCGAGGAGTCGTTCGTCCCGAACGACGCGGACCTCCCGCGCGGCTCGGTCGCCGTGATCACGGGGCCGAACATGAGCGGGAAGTCGACGTACATGCGGTCTGTCGCGCTCGCGGTCGTGCTGGCGCAGACCGGCTCGTTCGTCCCCGCGCAGGCCGCCACGCTCCCCGTCTTCGACCGGCTGTTCACACGCGTCGGCGCCTCCGACGACATCGCCGGCGGCCAGTCGACGTTCATGCGCGAGATGAGCGAGCTGACGGAGATCCTCCACGACGCGGATTCCGACTCGCTCGTCCTGCTCGACGAGGTCGGCAGGGGGACCGCCACCACCGACGGCCGCGCCATCGCCCGCGCGGCCGCCGAGTTCCTCCACGACGAGCTCGGCGCGACAGCGCTGTTCGCCACCCACTACCACGGGCTCACCGACCTCGCCGACGAGCGCGAGCGCGTCTTCAACCTCCACTTTACCGCCACCCGCGAGGACGGCGACGTGACGTTCCTCCACCGGGTCGTCCCCGGCGCCTCCTCGTCGTCGTACGGCGTCGAGGTCGCGGAGCTCGCCGGGGTTCCCGCCCCGGTCGTCGAGCGCGCCCGCGACCTCGTCGCCGCGGAGGAGGCGGACAGGGACCGGAAGGCGGGCCGGACAGAGACCGGTTCGGAGGGGGCGACGGACGAGGAGATGCCCGACGACGCGGACCCCGACGGCGACGCGTCGCTGCGGGAGTTCCTCGCGGAGGAGGCGTCGGCGGAGCGAGACGAGGGGGGTCCGGAGGCGGGCGACTCACCGACCGGTCCCCCCGAGAGCGACCGCACGCGACCGACGAACGAGGCCGATGGAGAGGCCGCCGCCGGGGCGCCCCCGGACCTCGCCGCGGAACTCCGCGACCTCGACCTCGCCCGGATGACGCCGATCGAGGCGCTGAACGCACTCCACGACCTCCAGTCGAAGATCGACGATGACGGGTGA
- a CDS encoding DnaJ domain-containing protein, producing the protein MTNRTIVVGLAGAFVGMTALLLIGGIVLHPIALALAVPFGAVSYFLWYHASGRLHDQARRSAEQAGPTERERARQRARAEANRERAYRAAGDGGRSASGRRDGARGPGGRFGPGGPGASGAGDPRDRAPAADRMTEREAYETLGLDRTADGETVRRRYRERAKRLHPDGEDGDEEAFKRLNEAYEVLKE; encoded by the coding sequence GTGACGAACCGAACGATCGTCGTGGGGCTCGCCGGGGCGTTCGTCGGCATGACGGCGCTGCTCCTGATCGGCGGGATCGTCCTCCACCCGATCGCGCTCGCGCTGGCGGTGCCGTTCGGCGCCGTCTCCTACTTCCTCTGGTACCACGCCAGCGGGCGCCTCCACGACCAGGCCCGGCGGTCCGCCGAGCAGGCGGGACCGACGGAGCGCGAACGGGCCAGGCAGCGCGCCCGCGCCGAGGCCAACCGGGAGCGCGCGTACCGCGCCGCCGGCGACGGCGGTCGGAGCGCGAGCGGGCGACGTGACGGCGCTCGCGGACCCGGAGGGCGGTTCGGGCCCGGCGGCCCCGGCGCGTCCGGAGCCGGTGACCCCCGCGACAGGGCCCCCGCAGCCGACCGCATGACCGAGCGCGAGGCGTACGAGACGCTCGGGCTCGACCGGACGGCGGACGGCGAGACGGTCCGGCGGCGCTACCGCGAGCGCGCGAAGCGGCTCCACCCGGACGGCGAGGACGGCGACGAGGAGGCGTTCAAGCGGCTCAACGAGGCGTACGAGGTCCTCAAGGAATAG
- a CDS encoding molybdenum cofactor guanylyltransferase produces MTTGAILAGGRSTRFGDADKAVAELAGVPMIRRVADRLAGDDDPVPPGADRASGDDPVVDELVVNCRPDQREAIAEALAGVPLPVRWALDDEPDLGPLAGIRNACRAATDRYAVVVACDMPFVDPSFLDHLREAAADAEAAVPRLEDRWYQTTQAAYATEPAATACDRALDRGERKVLALVDRVDEVVVGDEEIRSLTTERTFTNVNTREERDDAERAIAAAVDAE; encoded by the coding sequence GTGACCACCGGAGCCATCCTCGCAGGCGGCCGCTCGACGCGCTTCGGCGACGCGGACAAGGCCGTCGCCGAGCTCGCCGGCGTGCCGATGATCCGCCGGGTCGCGGACCGGCTCGCGGGCGACGACGACCCGGTCCCGCCCGGCGCCGACCGCGCGAGCGGCGACGACCCCGTCGTCGACGAGCTCGTCGTCAACTGCCGGCCCGACCAGCGCGAGGCGATCGCCGAGGCGCTGGCCGGGGTCCCGCTCCCCGTCCGCTGGGCGCTCGACGACGAGCCCGACCTCGGGCCGCTGGCCGGGATCCGGAACGCGTGCCGGGCCGCGACCGACCGGTACGCGGTCGTCGTCGCCTGCGACATGCCGTTCGTCGACCCAAGCTTCCTCGACCACCTCCGCGAGGCGGCCGCGGACGCCGAGGCCGCGGTCCCGCGGCTGGAGGACCGCTGGTACCAGACGACGCAGGCGGCGTACGCGACCGAACCGGCCGCGACCGCCTGCGACCGCGCGCTCGACCGCGGCGAGCGGAAGGTGCTCGCGCTCGTGGACCGAGTCGACGAGGTCGTCGTCGGCGACGAGGAGATCCGGTCTTTGACGACCGAGCGCACCTTCACGAACGTCAACACGCGGGAAGAGCGGGACGACGCCGAGCGGGCTATCGCCGCCGCGGTCGACGCGGAGTGA
- the pdxS gene encoding pyridoxal 5'-phosphate synthase lyase subunit PdxS, producing the protein MPEATDLEELKRGTELVKRGFAQMQKGGVIMDVVNREQARIAEDAGAVAVMVLEHVPADIRKRGGVARMPDPERVPEIIDEVSIPVMGKSRIGHRKEAEILEALGVDMIDESEVLTPADDEYHTDKRDFTSPFVCGARNLPEALRRIREGAAMIRTKGEAGTGDVNQAVKHQRTIKNQIRTLSGLNHEEREKWAREHGAPRDLVHETAEAERLPVVNFAAGGIATPADAALMMYHGCDGIFVGSGIFGAEDPEAMGTAIVEAVNNWDDPEELARIASGTGKGMKGQSNEDMEEEEKLQGRGV; encoded by the coding sequence ATGCCAGAGGCCACGGATCTCGAGGAGCTGAAGCGGGGGACCGAGCTGGTCAAGCGCGGCTTCGCGCAGATGCAGAAGGGCGGCGTGATCATGGACGTCGTCAACCGCGAGCAGGCCCGCATCGCGGAGGACGCCGGCGCGGTCGCGGTGATGGTGCTCGAACACGTCCCGGCCGACATCCGGAAGCGCGGCGGCGTCGCGCGGATGCCCGACCCCGAGCGCGTCCCCGAGATCATCGACGAGGTGTCGATCCCGGTGATGGGGAAATCGCGGATCGGCCACCGCAAGGAGGCGGAGATATTGGAGGCGCTCGGCGTCGACATGATCGACGAGTCCGAGGTGCTGACGCCCGCCGACGACGAGTACCACACCGACAAGCGCGACTTCACGTCGCCGTTCGTCTGCGGCGCCCGGAACCTCCCCGAGGCGCTCCGCCGCATCCGCGAGGGCGCGGCGATGATCCGGACGAAGGGCGAGGCCGGCACGGGCGACGTGAACCAGGCCGTCAAACACCAGCGCACGATCAAAAACCAGATCCGGACACTCTCCGGCCTCAACCACGAGGAGCGCGAGAAGTGGGCCCGCGAGCACGGCGCCCCGCGCGACCTGGTCCACGAGACCGCCGAGGCCGAGCGCCTGCCCGTCGTCAACTTCGCGGCCGGCGGCATCGCGACGCCCGCCGACGCCGCACTGATGATGTACCACGGCTGCGACGGCATCTTCGTCGGCTCCGGCATCTTCGGCGCGGAGGACCCCGAGGCGATGGGCACCGCCATCGTCGAGGCCGTCAACAACTGGGACGACCCCGAGGAGCTCGCCCGGATCGCGAGCGGCACCGGGAAGGGGATGAAGGGCCAGTCCAACGAGGACATGGAAGAAGAGGAGAAGCTCCAGGGCCGCGGCGTTTAA
- a CDS encoding ABC transporter permease gives MSGDDRRAGGPAGWLRGWRPAVSMASRNLRRNRVRTVLAVLGVCIGVLAVAALGIFGNVLALGADDAIGDIGTQVVVSPNADAGVESLSQADVASIRRAVGEPAVVPLYSDSATVARQGDQTFATVYGVERPALAYEAAEGRLPERHRQGAILGAGIAADLDAGAGDTVEIAGSQVRVIAVLVESQTFSPVAPDDAVFLPESAFSADGYAQALVISDSGAEARAAADAIREEVNAREERVDLFELAALVDEINEFFDLLSTFLLGLGAISLVVAGVSILNVMLMSTVERRQEIGVMRAVGVARRDVLRVLLAEAGLIGAAGAAAGTLLTVLLVAGLVLATPAVDAALVLDPTNGYYLLLALVFGVGVGIVSGAYPAWKAANERPVEALRN, from the coding sequence ATGAGCGGTGACGACCGTCGCGCGGGGGGACCCGCCGGCTGGCTCCGCGGGTGGCGACCCGCGGTGTCGATGGCCTCGCGGAACCTGCGCCGGAACCGAGTGCGGACCGTCCTCGCGGTGCTGGGCGTCTGTATCGGCGTGCTCGCGGTCGCGGCGCTCGGCATCTTCGGGAACGTGTTAGCGCTGGGCGCCGACGACGCCATCGGCGACATCGGGACGCAGGTCGTCGTCTCGCCGAACGCGGACGCGGGCGTGGAGTCGCTGTCGCAGGCGGACGTCGCCTCGATCCGGCGCGCGGTCGGCGAGCCGGCCGTCGTCCCGCTGTACTCCGACAGCGCCACGGTCGCGCGGCAGGGCGACCAGACGTTCGCGACGGTGTACGGCGTCGAGAGGCCCGCGCTGGCGTACGAGGCCGCGGAGGGGCGGCTCCCAGAGCGCCACCGGCAGGGCGCGATCCTCGGCGCGGGGATCGCGGCGGACCTCGACGCCGGCGCGGGCGACACCGTCGAGATCGCGGGCTCGCAGGTGCGGGTGATCGCCGTGCTGGTCGAGAGCCAGACGTTCAGCCCGGTGGCGCCCGACGACGCGGTCTTCCTGCCGGAGTCGGCGTTCTCGGCGGACGGCTACGCGCAGGCGCTCGTGATCTCCGACTCGGGCGCCGAGGCGCGCGCCGCGGCGGACGCGATCCGGGAAGAGGTGAACGCCCGCGAGGAGCGCGTGGACCTGTTCGAACTGGCCGCCCTCGTCGACGAGATCAACGAGTTCTTCGACCTGCTCTCGACGTTCCTGCTCGGCCTCGGCGCCATCTCGCTCGTCGTCGCCGGCGTCTCGATCCTCAACGTGATGCTGATGAGCACCGTCGAGCGGAGACAGGAGATCGGCGTGATGCGCGCCGTGGGCGTCGCCCGCCGCGACGTGCTGCGCGTCCTGCTCGCGGAGGCCGGGCTTATCGGCGCGGCCGGCGCGGCGGCCGGCACCCTGCTCACGGTCCTGCTCGTCGCGGGCCTCGTCCTCGCGACGCCCGCGGTCGACGCCGCGCTCGTGCTCGACCCGACGAACGGGTACTACCTCCTCTTGGCGCTCGTGTTCGGCGTCGGCGTCGGGATCGTCAGCGGCGCGTACCCCGCGTGGAAGGCGGCCAACGAGCGGCCGGTGGAGGCGCTGCGGAACTGA
- a CDS encoding ABC transporter ATP-binding protein, with the protein MSGDAADRRTDEPAGDGGDAAGSDGFGVALEGVVKRYTSGGGEPVVALDDVDFAVRPGEFVAVVGPSGSGKSTLLNVLGLLDDPTAGRRLLDGTDVTNLSVAERTRARKESIGFVFQDFHLLPTLTAVENVAMPTAFDPGDASDRAADLLARFGLGDRLDHEPSELSGGQKQRVAIARALINEPAVLLADEPTGNLDTETGEAILAEFERVKAEGVAVVAVTHDPLVEEYADRVVDLTDGKMTGGLPDDGAGEDSEASDEREPARSATPASPEVTDER; encoded by the coding sequence GTGAGCGGCGACGCCGCGGACCGACGGACGGACGAGCCCGCGGGAGACGGCGGGGACGCCGCCGGGAGCGACGGCTTCGGCGTCGCGCTCGAGGGCGTGGTCAAGCGCTACACGAGCGGGGGCGGCGAGCCGGTCGTCGCGCTCGACGACGTCGACTTCGCGGTGCGGCCCGGCGAGTTCGTCGCGGTCGTCGGCCCGAGCGGCTCCGGGAAATCGACGCTTTTGAACGTGCTCGGGCTGCTCGACGACCCGACGGCGGGCCGGCGACTGCTCGACGGCACCGACGTGACGAACCTCTCCGTGGCCGAGCGGACGCGGGCGCGCAAGGAGTCGATCGGGTTCGTCTTCCAGGACTTCCACCTGCTGCCGACGCTGACCGCGGTCGAGAACGTCGCGATGCCGACCGCGTTCGACCCCGGCGACGCGAGCGACCGGGCGGCGGACCTCCTCGCGCGGTTCGGGCTCGGCGACCGGCTCGACCACGAGCCGAGCGAGCTGTCGGGCGGGCAGAAGCAGCGCGTCGCCATCGCCCGGGCGCTGATCAACGAGCCCGCCGTGCTGCTCGCGGACGAGCCGACGGGGAACCTCGACACCGAGACGGGGGAGGCCATCCTCGCGGAGTTCGAGCGCGTCAAGGCCGAGGGGGTCGCCGTCGTCGCGGTGACGCACGACCCGCTCGTCGAGGAGTACGCCGACCGCGTCGTCGACCTCACCGACGGGAAGATGACCGGCGGACTGCCGGACGACGGCGCGGGCGAGGACTCGGAGGCGAGCGACGAGCGCGAACCGGCGCGGTCCGCGACGCCGGCTTCGCCGGAGGTCACCGATGAGCGGTGA